A genome region from Phaenicophaeus curvirostris isolate KB17595 chromosome 10, BPBGC_Pcur_1.0, whole genome shotgun sequence includes the following:
- the SRPRB gene encoding signal recognition particle receptor subunit beta: MAGSAEPQLEAVRPAGAAPALLSVLLALLVVAVTLLLWRLVQGRRSRRRAVLLLGLCDAGKTLLFARLLTGRYRDTQTSITESSALYRVSKDKSANVTLIDLPGHESLRLHFLERFKAAARAIVFVVDSVAFQREVKDVAEFLYQVLVDGIVLKNAPALLIACNKQDVTMAKSAKLIQQQLEKELNTLRVTRSAAPTSLDGSATSGPAQLGKKGKDFDFSQLPMKVEFVECSARGSKGEEGDADCEALEKWLAKIA; the protein is encoded by the exons ATGGCGGGGAGCGCGGAGCCGCAGCTGGAGGCCGTGCGGCCGGCCGGGGCCGCCCCGGCGCTGCTCTCGGTGCTGCTGGCGCTGCTCGTCGTCGCCGTAACGCTCC TGCTGTGGCGCCTCGTGCAGGGCAGGCGGAGCCGGCGGAGGgcggtgctgctgctgggcctCTGCGACGCCGGGAAGACGCTGCTTTTCGCTCGG CTGCTGACGGGGAGATACCGCGACACGCAGACCTCCATCACCGAGAGCTCCGCCCTGTACCGGGTCAGCAAGGACAAG AGCGCCAACGTGACCTTAATTGACCTCCCAGGCCATGAGAGTTTGCGGCTTCACttcctggagaggttcaaggctGCAGCCAG aGCCATCGTGTTTGTGGTGGACAGCGTGGCCTTCCAGCGCGAGGTGAAGGACGTGGCGGAGTTCCTGTACCAGGTCCTGGTGGATGGCATCGTGCTCAAAAACGCCCCCGCGCTGCTGATTGCTTGCAACAAGCAAG ATGTCACCATGGCAAAATCAGCAAAACTtattcagcagcagctggagaaagagCT CAACACCTTACGAGTGACCCGCTCGGCAGCCCCCACCAGTCTGGATGGCTCGGCCACCAGTGGCCCTGCCCAGCTGgggaagaagggcaaggacTTTGACTTCTCCCAGCTTCCCATGAAGGTGGAATTTGTGGAGTGCAGTGCTCGGGGCagcaaaggagaggagggagatgctGACTGCGAGGCCCTCGAGAAGTGGCTGGCCAAGATCGCCTGA